A section of the Carya illinoinensis cultivar Pawnee chromosome 12, C.illinoinensisPawnee_v1, whole genome shotgun sequence genome encodes:
- the LOC122289502 gene encoding probable NAD(P)H dehydrogenase (quinone) FQR1-like 1, whose protein sequence is MATKVYIVYYSMYGHVEKLAEEIKKGAASVEGVEAKLWQVPETLPEEVLGKLSAPPKSDVPIITPDDLAEADGFIFGFPTRFGMMAAQFKAFLDATGGLWRTQQLAGKPAGIFYSTASQGGGQETTALTAITQLVHHGMIFVPIGYTFGAGMFEMEKVKGGSPYGAGTFAGDGSRQPSELELEQAFHQGKYIATITKKLKGAA, encoded by the exons ATGGCCACCAAAGTGTATATTGT GTACTATTCCATGTATGGACATGTAGAGAAACTAGCAGAAGAGATAAAGAAAGGGGCTGCATCTGTTGAAGGTGTGGAAGCCAAATTATGGCAG GTGCCTGAGACACTACCAGAAGAGGTGCTTGGGAAGCTGAGTGCACCACCAAAGAGTGATGTGCCAATCATTACGCCCGATGATCTTGCTGAGGCTGACGGGTTTATTTTTGGCTTCCCAACAAGATTTGGAATGATGGCTGCTCAATTCAAAGCATTTCTAGATGCAACTGGAGGTTTATGGAGAACACAACAGCTAGCAGGCAAGCCTGCTGGGATCTTCTACAGCACTGCATCTCAGGGTGGTGGACAAGAGACAACTGC GTTAACTGCAATTACTCAGCTGGTTCACCACGGAATGATTTTTGTACCCATTGGATATACATTCGGAGCTGGCATGTTTGAAATGGAGAAAGTGAAGGGTGGAAGTCCTTATGGTGCTGGAACTTTCGCTGGAGACGGCTCGAGACAGCCATCCGAGCTTGAGTTGGAGCAAGCATTCCACCAAGGAAAATACATTGCCACCATCACAAAGAAACTCAAGGGCGCCGCTTAA
- the LOC122290024 gene encoding universal stress protein PHOS34-like isoform X1 encodes MQCQPQQQQDSSFDSDPQLPTIKIHHPASPRHHSSLSSALTPTPTAGARRKIGVAVDLSDESAHAVRWAVQHYIRPGDAVILLHVSPTSVLFGADWGSVDLSIPSDVVGEDGTAMPASKPSKQKLEDDFDAFMASKAGDLARPLREAQIPYKIHIVKDHDMRERLCLEVERLGLNAVIMGSRGFGAARRGNDGRLGSVSDYCVHHCVCPVVVVRYPDDKEAGDGGARAVVDVKEEEKEDRRDA; translated from the exons ATGCAGTGCCAACCCCAACAGCAGCAAGATTCCTCCTTTGACTCCGATCCTCAGCTCCCAACCATCAAAATCCACCATCCGGCTTCACCCCGCCACCACTCTTCCCTGTCCTCAGCACTCACGCCCACCCCCACCGCCGGAGCCCGTCGCAAGATCGGTGTGGCCGTCGACCTATCTGACGAGTCCGCCCACGCCGTACGCTGGGCCGTCCAGCACTACATACGCCCGGGTGACGCTGTCATCCTACTCCATGTCAGCCCCACCTCCGTCCTCTTTGGCGCCGACTGGGGTTCCGTAGACCTCTCCATTCCCTCCGACGTGGTCGGAGAGGACGGCACTGCCATGCCCGCCTCGAAGCCGTCCAAACAGAAGCTGGAGGACGATTTCGACGCCTTCATGGCCTCGAAAGCCGGGGATCTCGCTAGGCCCTTGCGGGAGGCGCAGATCCCGTACAAGATTCACATCGTGAAGGACCACGACATGAGGGAGAGGCTCTGTCTGGAGGTCGAGAGGCTGGGCCTCAACGCCGTCATCATGGGGAGCAGGGGATTCGGTGCGGCGCGCCGCGGCAACGACGGTAGGCTCGGTAGCGTCAGCGACTACTGCGTCCACCACTGCGTCTGTCCTGTCGTCGTGGTTCGCTATCCGGATGACAAGGAGGCCGGCGATGGTGGCGCCCGAGCCGTGGTCGACGTGAAGGAAGAGGAGAAAGAAGATCGGAGAG ATGCTTAG
- the LOC122289501 gene encoding G-type lectin S-receptor-like serine/threonine-protein kinase SD1-1 isoform X2 yields the protein MSKRIDKKDWDNEGWNEDMELPIFDLTAIANATDNFSSNNQLGEGGFGPVYKGTLDGQVIAVKRLSKNSGQGSKEFKSEVQSIARLQHRNLVKLLGCCIQEDEKMLVYEYMPNKSLDFFIFDQTKSKLLDWHTRMNIIGGIARGLLYLHEDSRLRIIHRDLKASNILLDNNMNSKISDFGLARSFGGDEVECMTNRIVGTYGYMSPEYAVHGQYSVKSDVFSFGVLVLEIVSGKKNKGFCNPDHNLNLLGHAWRLWVEDRPMGLVDESVGESITQSEVLRCIQVGLLCVQHNPEDRPNMSSVVLMLSSESSLHKPRQPGFYTDSRKTDYSSSEHATYSANEISTTWFEPR from the exons ATGAGCAAAAGAATCGACAAGAAAGATTGGGACAATGAAGGCTGGAACGAAGACATGGAGTTACCGATATTTGATTTGACAGCCATAGCTAATGCCACCGATAACTTTTCAAGCAACAACCAGCTTGGGGAAGGTGGCTTTGGACCTGTCTACAAG GGTACACTAGATGGGCAAGTGATAGCAGTAAAGAGGCTTTCAAAGAATTCAGGACAAGGATCAAAAGAGTTCAAAAGTGAAGTTCAATCTATTGCCAGACTTCAGCACCGCAATCTCGTAAAGCTTCTCGGGTGTTGCATtcaagaagatgaaaaaatgTTGGTCTACGAATACATGCCTAACAAAAGCTTGGACTTCTTTATTTTCG ATCAGACGAAGAGTAAATTACTAGACTGGCATACGCGCATGAACATCATTGGGGGGATTGCAAGAGGACTTCTCTATCTTCATGAAGACTCTAGGCTGAGAATTATCCATAGAGATctcaaagctagcaatatcttACTAGATAACAACATGAATTCAAAAATTTCGGACTTTGGCTTGGCTAGATCATTTGGGGGAGATGAAGTGGAGTGCATGACCAATAGGATTGTTGGAACATA TGGTTATATGTCTCCCGAGTACGCGGTGCATGGGCAGTACTCAGTAAAATCAGATGTATTTAGCTTTGGAGTTTTAGTGCTAGAGATCGTAAGTGGGAAGAAGAACAAGGGATTCTGTAATCCAGACCACAACCTTAATCTTCTTGGACAT GCATGGAGACTTTGGGTTGAAGACAGGCCAATGGGACTGGTAGATGAATCGGTAGGCGAATCTATCACTCAATCTGAAGTGTTAAGATGCATTCAAGTGGGTTTGTTATGTGTGCAACATAATCCAGAAGATAGACCAAACATGTCATCTGTGGTTCTCATGTTAAGTAGTGAGAGTTCACTGCATAAGCCAAGGCAGCCAGGTTTCTATACAGATTCACGGAAGACAGATTATTCATCTAGTGAGCATGCAACTTATTCTGCAAATGAAATCAGCACTACATGGTTTGAACCACGGTGA
- the LOC122289503 gene encoding early nodulin-like protein 1, which produces MAVIPRAIPVFMLLLLFSFSEAREIVVGGSADAWKTPSSQSESLNKWAESFRFRVGDSLVWKYDGGKDSVLQVNKEDYLSCNTSKPIEEYKDGNTKVMLDRSGPFYFISGANGHCKKGQKLVVVVLSPRHRYTGISPAPSPVELEGPAVAPTSSATRLQGGLMVALWVFAFGLF; this is translated from the coding sequence ATGGCAGTTATTCCAAGAGCAATTCCAGTTTTTATGCTTCTGTTACTCTTCAGCTTCTCTGAAGCCAGAGAGATCGTGGTTGGAGGCAGTGCGGATGCATGGAAGACCCCGTCCTCTCAATCTGAATCCCTCAATAAATGGGCGGAAAGTTTTCGTTTTCGCGTCGGTGACTCTCTCGTGTGGAAATATGACGGCGGGAAAGACTCGGTATTGCAAGTTAACAAGGAAGATTATCTTAGCTGCAATACTTCTAAACCCATTGAAGAGTACAAAGATGGGAACACTAAGGTAATGCTTGACCGATCTGGGCCATTCTACTTCATCAGCGGGGCGAACGGACACTGCAAGAAGGGTCAGAAGTTGGTTGTGGTGGTCCTTTCTCCAAGACACAGGTACACTGGCATTTCTCCAGCGCCTTCTCCAGTAGAGTTAGAGGGTCCGGCTGTTGCTCCGACTAGCAGTGCTACAAGGTTGCAGGGTGGTTTGATGGTTGCACTGTGGGTTTTTGCTTTCGGTTTGTTTTGA
- the LOC122289500 gene encoding G-type lectin S-receptor-like serine/threonine-protein kinase SD1-1 isoform X2: MSKRIDKKDWDNEGWNEDMELPTFDLTAIANATDNFSSNNKLGEGGFGPVYKGTLDGQVIAVKRLSKNSGQGSKEFKNEVQSIARLQHRNLVKLLGCCIQEDEKMLVYEYMPNKSLDFFIFDQTKSKLLDWLTRMNIIGGIARGLLYLHEDSRLRIIHRDLKASNILLDNNMNPKISDFGLARSFGGDEVECMTNRIVGTYGYMSPEYAVHGQYSIKSDVFSFGVLVLEIVSGKKNRGFCDPDHNLNLLGHAWRLWVEDRPMGLVDESVGESISQSEVLRCIQVGLLCVQHNPEDRPNMSSVLLMLSSESLLHKPRQPGFYTDSRRTDYSSSEHATYSANEISTTSFGPR; the protein is encoded by the exons ATGAGCAAAAGAATCGACAAGAAAGATTGGGACAATGAAGGCTGGAACGAAGATATGGAGTTACCGACATTTGATTTGACTGCCATAGCTAATGCAACCGATAACTTTTCAAGCAACAACAAGCTTGGGGAAGGTGGCTTTGGACCTGTCTACAAG GGTACACTAGATGGGCAAGTGATAGCAGTAAAGAGGCTTTCAAAGAATTCAGGACAAGGATCAAAAGAGTTCAAAAATGAAGTTCAATCTATTGCCAGACTTCAGCACCGCAATCTCGTGAAGCTTCTCGGGTGTTGCATtcaagaagatgaaaaaatgTTGGTCTACGAATACATGCCTAACAAAAGCTTGGACTTCTTTATTTTCG ATCAGACGAAGAGTAAATTACTAGACTGGCTTACGCGCATGAACATCATTGGGGGGATTGCAAGAGGACTTCTCTATCTTCATGAAGACTCTAGGCTGAGAATTATCCATAGAGATctcaaagctagcaatatcttACTAGATAACAACATGAATCCAAAAATTTCAGACTTTGGCCTGGCTAGATCATTTGGGGGAGATGAAGTGGAGTGCATGACCAATAGGATTGTTGGAACATA TGGTTATATGTCTCCTGAGTATGCGGTGCATGGGCAGTACTCAATAAAATCAGATGTATTTAGCTTTGGAGTTTTAGTGCTAGAGATCGTAAGTGGGAAGAAGAACAGGGGATTCTGTGATCCAGACCACAACCTTAATCTTCTTGGACAT GCATGGAGACTTTGGGTTGAAGACAGGCCAATGGGACTGGTAGATGAATCCGTAGGCGAATCCATTAGTCAATCTGAAGTGTTAAGATGCATTCAGGTGGGTTTGTTATGTGTGCAACATAATCCAGAAGATAGACCAAACATGTCATCTGTGCTTCTCATGTTGAGTAGTGAGAGTTTACTGCATAAGCCAAGGCAGCCAGGTTTCTATACAGATTCACGGAGGACGGATTATTCATCTAGTGAGCATGCAACTTATTCTGCCAATGAAATCAGCACTACGTCGTTTGGCCCACGGTGA
- the LOC122289501 gene encoding G-type lectin S-receptor-like serine/threonine-protein kinase At4g27290 isoform X1 — MEALAYLFVYSLLLSLLRSSITLDTITPSQPIRDGDTLVSADRSFQLGFFSPASSKSRYMGIWYLVSSEVVVWVANRDIPLNDHSGVLRITYEGVLVLLNSTNSTVWSSNTSRTPEIPVAQLLDTGNLVVKDGNFDDPGNFLWQSFDHPCDTLLPEMKLGKNLVTGLERFLSSWKSIEDPTLGVFSIRIDPRGLPQLLSMEGAAIKFRAGPWNGLSFSGYPLRPNSIYNSTFVLNENEVYYENRLLNNSVFSRLVLNPSGLVERFTWIDRRQSWQRFLTAQFDQCENYAFCGAYATCNPDNSPICACFEGFEPKSERNWNSNDWSDGCVRRTPLECNDGDGFLKWTKLKLPDTSSSWFNKTTNLKECEGLCLKNCSCTAYSNLDVRGEGSGCLLWFGNLTDIRVFSEGGQELYLKLANSELDRIEKKKQPSKIKQASIIGSVILVTGIIILGVIAYILKNRLHSKGMSKRIDKKDWDNEGWNEDMELPIFDLTAIANATDNFSSNNQLGEGGFGPVYKGTLDGQVIAVKRLSKNSGQGSKEFKSEVQSIARLQHRNLVKLLGCCIQEDEKMLVYEYMPNKSLDFFIFDQTKSKLLDWHTRMNIIGGIARGLLYLHEDSRLRIIHRDLKASNILLDNNMNSKISDFGLARSFGGDEVECMTNRIVGTYGYMSPEYAVHGQYSVKSDVFSFGVLVLEIVSGKKNKGFCNPDHNLNLLGHAWRLWVEDRPMGLVDESVGESITQSEVLRCIQVGLLCVQHNPEDRPNMSSVVLMLSSESSLHKPRQPGFYTDSRKTDYSSSEHATYSANEISTTWFEPR; from the exons ATGGAAGCTCTTGCCTATCTTTTTGTGTACTCTTTATTACTCTCCCTCTTAAGAAGCTCCATTACACTAGACACCATTACCCCAAGTCAACCAATCAGAGACGGCGACACTTTAGTTTCTGCTGATCGAAGTTTTCAATTGGGATTCTTCAGCCCAGCTAGTTCAAAGAGTCGATATATGGGAATATGGTACTTAGTATCTTCTGAAGTTGTTGTATGGGTAGCCAACAGAGACATTCCGCTTAACGATCACTCAGGAGTCTTAAGGATCACTTACGAGGGAGTTCTTGTCCTTCTCAACAGCACAAATAGTACTGTTTGGTCGTCTAATACATCAAGGACTCCAGAAATTCCAGTTGCACAGCTCTTGGATACTGGAAATCTAGTTGTGAAAGATGGAAACTTTGATGACCCAGGTAATTTTTTGTGGCAAAGTTTTGACCATCCTTGTGACACGCTCCTACCGGAAATGAAACTTGGAAAGAACTTAGTAACTGGTCTAGAGAGGTTTCTATCGTCTTGGAAGAGCATAGAAGATCCTACTCTAGGTGTATTTTCCATAAGGATAGATCCTCGTGGGCTTCCACAGTTACTATCTATGGAGGGGGCTGCAATCAAGTTTCGAGCGGGGCCATGGAATGGCCTTTCATTTTCGGGGTATCCATTAAGACCGAATTCGATATATAATTCTACGTTTGTGTTAAATGAGAATGAGGTCTATTATGAGAACAGACTCCTAAACAATTCAGTTTTTTCAAGATTGGTACTGAATCCATCAGGCCTAGTCGAACGCTTCACATGGATAGATCGGAGACAGAGTTGGCAGCGATTCCTTACAGCCCAGTTCGATCAGTGTGAAAATTATGCCTTCTGTGGTGCTTATGCTACTTGCAATCCCGATAACTCCCCAATATGTGCATGCTTTGAGGGATTCGAACCCAAATCTGAAAGAAATTGGAATTCAAATGATTGGTCTGATGGGTGTGTTCGGAGAACTCCATTGGAATGCAATGATGGAGATGGCTTCTTGAAATGGACGAAGTTGAAATTGCCCGACACATCTTCCTCCTGGTTTAACAAGACTACCAACCTCAAGGAATGTGAGGGATTGTGTTTAAAAAACTGCTCTTGCACAGCATATTCAAATCTAGATGTTAGGGGAGAGGGAAGTGGCTGCTTGCTTTGGTTTGGTAACCTGACTGATATTAGAGTATTCTCCGAGGGTGGACAAGAGCTATATTTAAAGCTGGCCAATTCAGAACTAG ATCGAATAGAGAAAAAGAAGCAACCCAGCAAGATAAAGCAAGCATCAATCATAGGCTCTGTCATATTAGTCACTGGAATTATAATACTTGGAGTGATCGCATATATACTGAAGAACAGACTACATTCCAAAG GAATGAGCAAAAGAATCGACAAGAAAGATTGGGACAATGAAGGCTGGAACGAAGACATGGAGTTACCGATATTTGATTTGACAGCCATAGCTAATGCCACCGATAACTTTTCAAGCAACAACCAGCTTGGGGAAGGTGGCTTTGGACCTGTCTACAAG GGTACACTAGATGGGCAAGTGATAGCAGTAAAGAGGCTTTCAAAGAATTCAGGACAAGGATCAAAAGAGTTCAAAAGTGAAGTTCAATCTATTGCCAGACTTCAGCACCGCAATCTCGTAAAGCTTCTCGGGTGTTGCATtcaagaagatgaaaaaatgTTGGTCTACGAATACATGCCTAACAAAAGCTTGGACTTCTTTATTTTCG ATCAGACGAAGAGTAAATTACTAGACTGGCATACGCGCATGAACATCATTGGGGGGATTGCAAGAGGACTTCTCTATCTTCATGAAGACTCTAGGCTGAGAATTATCCATAGAGATctcaaagctagcaatatcttACTAGATAACAACATGAATTCAAAAATTTCGGACTTTGGCTTGGCTAGATCATTTGGGGGAGATGAAGTGGAGTGCATGACCAATAGGATTGTTGGAACATA TGGTTATATGTCTCCCGAGTACGCGGTGCATGGGCAGTACTCAGTAAAATCAGATGTATTTAGCTTTGGAGTTTTAGTGCTAGAGATCGTAAGTGGGAAGAAGAACAAGGGATTCTGTAATCCAGACCACAACCTTAATCTTCTTGGACAT GCATGGAGACTTTGGGTTGAAGACAGGCCAATGGGACTGGTAGATGAATCGGTAGGCGAATCTATCACTCAATCTGAAGTGTTAAGATGCATTCAAGTGGGTTTGTTATGTGTGCAACATAATCCAGAAGATAGACCAAACATGTCATCTGTGGTTCTCATGTTAAGTAGTGAGAGTTCACTGCATAAGCCAAGGCAGCCAGGTTTCTATACAGATTCACGGAAGACAGATTATTCATCTAGTGAGCATGCAACTTATTCTGCAAATGAAATCAGCACTACATGGTTTGAACCACGGTGA
- the LOC122289500 gene encoding G-type lectin S-receptor-like serine/threonine-protein kinase At4g27290 isoform X1, with product MEALAYLFVYSLLLSLLRSSITLDTITPSQPIRDGDTLVSADRSFQLGFFSPASSKSRYMGIWYLVSSEIVVWVANRDTPLNDHLGVLRITYEGVLVLLNSTNSTVWSSNTSRTPEIPVAQLLDTGNLVVKDGNFDDPGNFLWQSFDHPCDTLLPEMKLGKNLVTGLERFLSSWKSIEDPAQGVFSVRIDPRGLPQFVVMEGAAIKYRVGPWNGLTFSGNPALRPNPIFNYTFVLNENEVYYENSLLNSSVFSRFVLNPSGIAERFTWIDRTHSWQRFLAGQLDQCENYGFCGAYTTCNPNNSPICACFEGFEPKSERNWNSNDWSDGCVRRTPLECNDGDGFLKWTKLKLPDTSSSWYNKTTNLKECGGLCLKNCSCTAYSNLDVRGEGSGCLLWFGSLTDIRVFSEGGQELYLKLAKSELDRIEKKKQPSKIKQASIIGSVILVTGIIILGVIAYIRKNRLHSKGMSKRIDKKDWDNEGWNEDMELPTFDLTAIANATDNFSSNNKLGEGGFGPVYKGTLDGQVIAVKRLSKNSGQGSKEFKNEVQSIARLQHRNLVKLLGCCIQEDEKMLVYEYMPNKSLDFFIFDQTKSKLLDWLTRMNIIGGIARGLLYLHEDSRLRIIHRDLKASNILLDNNMNPKISDFGLARSFGGDEVECMTNRIVGTYGYMSPEYAVHGQYSIKSDVFSFGVLVLEIVSGKKNRGFCDPDHNLNLLGHAWRLWVEDRPMGLVDESVGESISQSEVLRCIQVGLLCVQHNPEDRPNMSSVLLMLSSESLLHKPRQPGFYTDSRRTDYSSSEHATYSANEISTTSFGPR from the exons ATGGAAGCTCTTGCCTATCTTTTTGTGTACTCTTTATTACTCTCCCTCTTAAGAAGCTCTATTACACTAGACACCATTACCCCAAGTCAACCAATCAGAGACGGCGACACTTTAGTTTCAGCTGATCGAAGTTTTCAATTGGGATTCTTCAGCCCAGCTAGTTCAAAGAGTCGATATATGGGAATATGGTACTTAGTATCTTCTGAAATTGTTGTATGGGTAGCCAACAGAGACACTCCGCTTAACGATCACTTAGGAGTCTTAAGGATCACTTATGAGGGAGTTCTTGTCCTTCTCAACAGCACAAATAGTACTGTTTGGTCGTCTAATACATCAAGGACTCCAGAAATTCCAGTTGCACAGCTCTTGGATACTGGAAATCTAGTTGTGAAAGATGGAAACTTTGATGACCCAGGTAATTTTTTGTGGCAAAGTTTTGACCATCCTTGTGACACGCTCCTACCAGAAATGAAACTTGGAAAGAACTTAGTAACCGGTCTAGAGAGGTTTCTATCATCTTGGAAGAGCATAGAAGATCCTGCTCAAGGTGTATTTTCCGTAAGGATAGATCCTCGTGGGCTTCCACAGTTCGTTGTTATGGAGGGGGCCGCAATCAAGTATCGAGTGGGCCCATGGAATGGCCTTACATTTTCGGGGAATCCTGCATTAAGACCGAATCCGATATTTAATTATACGTTTGTGTTAAATGAGAATGAGGTCTATTATGAGAACAGTCTCCTAAACAGTTCAGTTTTTTCAAGATTTGTACTGAATCCATCAGGCATAGCCGAACGCTTCACATGGATAGATCGGACACACAGTTGGCAGCGATTCCTTGCAGGCCAGTTGGATCAGTGTGAAAATTATGGCTTCTGTGGTGCCTATACTACCTGCAATCCCAATAACTCCCCAATATGTGCATGCTTTGAGGGATTCGAACCCAAATCTGAAAGAAACTGGAATTCAAATGATTGGTCCGATGGGTGTGTTCGGAGGACTCCATTGGAATGCAATGATGGAGATGGCTTCTTGAAATGGACGAAGTTGAAATTGCCTGACACATCTTCCTCCTGGTATAACAAGACTACCAACCTCAAGGAATGTGGGGGATTGTGTTTAAAAAACTGCTCTTGCACAGCATATTCAAATCTAGATGTTAGGGGAGAGGGAAGTGGCTGCTTGCTTTGGTTTGGTAGCCTGACTGATATTAGAGTATTCTCCGAGGGTGGACAAGAGCTATATTTAAAGCTGGCCAAATCAGAACTAG ATCGAATAGAGAAAAAGAAGCAACCGAGCAAGATAAAGCAAGCATCAATCATAGGCTCTGTCATATTAGTCACTGGAATTATAATACTTGGAGTGATCGCATATATACGGAAGAACAGACTACATTCCAAAG GAATGAGCAAAAGAATCGACAAGAAAGATTGGGACAATGAAGGCTGGAACGAAGATATGGAGTTACCGACATTTGATTTGACTGCCATAGCTAATGCAACCGATAACTTTTCAAGCAACAACAAGCTTGGGGAAGGTGGCTTTGGACCTGTCTACAAG GGTACACTAGATGGGCAAGTGATAGCAGTAAAGAGGCTTTCAAAGAATTCAGGACAAGGATCAAAAGAGTTCAAAAATGAAGTTCAATCTATTGCCAGACTTCAGCACCGCAATCTCGTGAAGCTTCTCGGGTGTTGCATtcaagaagatgaaaaaatgTTGGTCTACGAATACATGCCTAACAAAAGCTTGGACTTCTTTATTTTCG ATCAGACGAAGAGTAAATTACTAGACTGGCTTACGCGCATGAACATCATTGGGGGGATTGCAAGAGGACTTCTCTATCTTCATGAAGACTCTAGGCTGAGAATTATCCATAGAGATctcaaagctagcaatatcttACTAGATAACAACATGAATCCAAAAATTTCAGACTTTGGCCTGGCTAGATCATTTGGGGGAGATGAAGTGGAGTGCATGACCAATAGGATTGTTGGAACATA TGGTTATATGTCTCCTGAGTATGCGGTGCATGGGCAGTACTCAATAAAATCAGATGTATTTAGCTTTGGAGTTTTAGTGCTAGAGATCGTAAGTGGGAAGAAGAACAGGGGATTCTGTGATCCAGACCACAACCTTAATCTTCTTGGACAT GCATGGAGACTTTGGGTTGAAGACAGGCCAATGGGACTGGTAGATGAATCCGTAGGCGAATCCATTAGTCAATCTGAAGTGTTAAGATGCATTCAGGTGGGTTTGTTATGTGTGCAACATAATCCAGAAGATAGACCAAACATGTCATCTGTGCTTCTCATGTTGAGTAGTGAGAGTTTACTGCATAAGCCAAGGCAGCCAGGTTTCTATACAGATTCACGGAGGACGGATTATTCATCTAGTGAGCATGCAACTTATTCTGCCAATGAAATCAGCACTACGTCGTTTGGCCCACGGTGA
- the LOC122290024 gene encoding universal stress protein PHOS34-like isoform X2: MQCQPQQQQDSSFDSDPQLPTIKIHHPASPRHHSSLSSALTPTPTAGARRKIGVAVDLSDESAHAVRWAVQHYIRPGDAVILLHVSPTSVLFGADWGSVDLSIPSDVVGEDGTAMPASKPSKQKLEDDFDAFMASKAGDLARPLREAQIPYKIHIVKDHDMRERLCLEVERLGLNAVIMGSRGFGAARRGNDGRLGSVSDYCVHHCVCPVVVVRYPDDKEAGDGGARAVVDVKEEEKEDRRG, from the coding sequence ATGCAGTGCCAACCCCAACAGCAGCAAGATTCCTCCTTTGACTCCGATCCTCAGCTCCCAACCATCAAAATCCACCATCCGGCTTCACCCCGCCACCACTCTTCCCTGTCCTCAGCACTCACGCCCACCCCCACCGCCGGAGCCCGTCGCAAGATCGGTGTGGCCGTCGACCTATCTGACGAGTCCGCCCACGCCGTACGCTGGGCCGTCCAGCACTACATACGCCCGGGTGACGCTGTCATCCTACTCCATGTCAGCCCCACCTCCGTCCTCTTTGGCGCCGACTGGGGTTCCGTAGACCTCTCCATTCCCTCCGACGTGGTCGGAGAGGACGGCACTGCCATGCCCGCCTCGAAGCCGTCCAAACAGAAGCTGGAGGACGATTTCGACGCCTTCATGGCCTCGAAAGCCGGGGATCTCGCTAGGCCCTTGCGGGAGGCGCAGATCCCGTACAAGATTCACATCGTGAAGGACCACGACATGAGGGAGAGGCTCTGTCTGGAGGTCGAGAGGCTGGGCCTCAACGCCGTCATCATGGGGAGCAGGGGATTCGGTGCGGCGCGCCGCGGCAACGACGGTAGGCTCGGTAGCGTCAGCGACTACTGCGTCCACCACTGCGTCTGTCCTGTCGTCGTGGTTCGCTATCCGGATGACAAGGAGGCCGGCGATGGTGGCGCCCGAGCCGTGGTCGACGTGAAGGAAGAGGAGAAAGAAGATCGGAGAGGTTAA
- the LOC122290025 gene encoding calcium-binding protein PBP1-like, producing the protein MAQYLALENYAVDFQDYFPSMIARLGAEAFIEELCNGFRLLMDCDKGLITFESLKRNSSLLGLHDIGDEELVCMLLEGDLDGDGALSQMEFCILMLRLSPGLVQDRSKRSWPKDDFDVSF; encoded by the coding sequence ATGGCGCAATATCTGGCACTAGAGAATTATGCAGTCGATTTCCAGGACTACTTCCCGTCCATGATTGCACGGCTGGGAGCAGAAGCGTTTATAGAGGAGCTCTGCAACGGATTTCGTTTGCTGATGGATTGCGACAAGGGTCTAATCACGTTTGAGAGCTTGAAGAGGAACAGTTCCCTGCTGGGGTTGCATGACATTGGGGATGAGGAGCTTGTTTGCATGCTGCTGGAAGGTGATCTTGACGGAGATGGGGCGCTGAGTCAGATGGAGTTTTGCATTCTCATGTTAAGGTTGAGCCCTGGCTTGGTGCAGGATAGATCTAAGAGATCATGGCCGAAGGATGATTTTGATGTTAGTTTCTGA